The sequence GCGAATTTCCAAGAGGTTAATATCTACCTTGGGTGTCACGCAAGGGTATGATGAAATATCTTTATTTGAAGTAAACTTCTTTTTGCTTCTAGAATTGCTTTTCGCCGTAAATGACGTCGGTTCTGCGATCGGCGTTACATTAACTCTTTTCTAAGAATATCGCTGACATGGCTACAAAGCCCCACGTTTTGCTGCTTTTTCTTGTCTCGCTGTTGGCCGTTTCGTGTTTCAATAGTCGAGATGTTAATGCGTACACGTCGGACGATCCCGTTGTCCTGAAGATGGTCGACGGTGGAATTCGGTATCTCGAAGCGAACTTAAAGACCCAGACGAAGTACCCGCTGAATGTATTTTATTCGGGCGGGTACGGAGAGCATGCCTTGGCGGGGTATGCCCATATGAAAATGAGGCATGACCCGCAAAATCCGGTCGTGCAGCAAGGGATTCGCTCGGCATTGTCGTTTGTCCGGGCCGCGTCAGGCCGCGATAACGGCGGACACGAAAGCAAGTCGGTTTACGTGGCGGCCGTTTCAACGCTGCTTTTGGCAGAGGTCGACCGGATCAAATATCGCAGTGAATTGGAACAGCTTGAGAAGTATTTTCGCCGAGTTCAGTTTCGCAATGGCGGCTACGGTTACCCGGGGGACCAGCAAGGTGACGTCTCGCAGACTCAATACGCCATGCTGGCGCTTTGGACGCTTGATCGCGCTGGCTTGGTTGTCGATTACGAGGGGGTCGCGGCTACCGTAAATTGGCTGATGCGGGTGCAGGATCCCAACGGAGGGTGGCCTTACAAAGGCATCGATCCTGGAAGTGGCAAACGTGTGAAGCAGCAAAATATTAAAGTTGCCATGACGTATGCAGGCGCGAGTGCCCTGCTGATCGGAGGAGACACGTTGCGACTGTGGGGCAATGGGCCCGAAGGGGATGGTGCTGGGATCACGGGACTTCCGAAGGCTGTGGGACTTTTCAAGGAAGGTTTTGAAAACGTCAGCGCCAAGCGTCCGCAGCTTCCTGTGGAGCCCATTCTTTCGTCCATCGAAGAAGGTGAGCGTTGGTTGGCGGCGAACAAAAAGCTCGGGGCGGATTGGCCTTATTACAACATCTACACCATCGAGCGATACGAAAGTTTTCGCGAGATCGCGTTAAAGTTAGAGAAGAATCCGAGTCCAGCTTGGTACAACGAAGGCGTGGAGTTTCTGAAGTCGAAAGAGCAGAATCGTGGGGGATGGCCCCCAGGGATCATGTATTCGGCGGCTCCGATTTCCACTTCGTTGGCATTGCTGTTTTTAAGCCGCAGTACGCAAAAGGCGATCGAACAGGCTAGTACCGGCGCGACTCAGGGGGGCTGGGGTTTGCCCGAGGATACCACCGCGATCAAGGTCGAAGGGACTCAAATCAAGGGCAGCGCTCCGGCAAACGAAGTTAACGATTTGCTCGATATGCTCAGTGACGATGAGGGCGGAGGGCTCGAAGGAAAATCGATCCCCGAAGACCTGAAATTGGACCCCGATCCGAAGAAGCGAGCCGCTCAAATCGATCGGCTCGAGCGTCTCGTTCGCGGCAGCCGGTCGTGGCAGGCGCGTCGCGTTGCCGCTCGCTTGCTCGGCCAAAGCGATGAAATGAGAGTCGTGCCAACGTTGATTTTTGCGCTGAGTGATCCTGATCCGTCGGTGCCCCGTTATGCTCGCGACGGGTTGCGATTCATCAGCCGGCGTTTCGAGGGATTCGGGATGCCGGACAAGCCCACGAAGTCCGAAGTGACGCAGGCTCAGCTGCAGTGGCGAGAATGGTACCGAAAATTCAATCCAGGGTACGTCTTTATCGATTACGATTTGTAACCGACTCGTGTCGAGGATAGGCTTTTCGTCTCTCGCTTCCGCGTGGGTTTCTTGTTTTTGCTTTTGTCGTGTAGGTAAACGATGTCGTCCGCTACCGCTGATCATCATTCTCATTCGCCCTCGTTAGAGGAGATGCGTGAGGAGCGTCGTCTCGAACGCGAGAAGCTTCGCACCAGCAAATTTGATCTGGTCAGCTCGCTGTTCACCGCGTTGATCCTCTTTATTGGCACCTTTGTGCTGATGCTGTTCATCGTCTGGTTGACCAGCCGGATGTCGTTTCCGCCGCAAGCAATCAAGCCGATCATCGAAAATCCCGCGGGACGTGGCGAGAATGCCGAAGGTTTCGAACGTGATTTCGAACCGCCGGGAGCCGAAGAAGTCGAAGAATTGATGGAGCCAACGCTGCAGGACACCATCGAAGCGGTGACCGATGCGGTCAGTAACGTCGCGGCGACGCTGGATACGATGAATACCAACGCGACCGCGTCGACCACCGGCACGGGCAAGGGGGACAGCCGGCCGCCGGGACCCGAGGGCGAAGGGGAAGACATTGTGCCGCGTTTTGAGCGTTGGCAGCTCAATTTCACTGCGAAAGCACTCGGCGATTACGCCGCCCAGCTTGATTTCTACGGGATCGAACTTGGCGCCATCGGTGGCTCGATCCAGGGGGTCGATGTGGCCAATAATTTGGCTGGCAGCCCAAAATCGCGACGAATCGTTGATACCAAGAGCGAAAAACGGCTGTATTTCATGTGGACCTCGCCAAGTCCACTGATGCAATTTGATCGTCAATTGTTGCAAAAAGCAGGCGTCCAGCTCGCAAACCGGCAAATGATGAAGTTCATTCCGACCAACCTTGAAAACCAATTGGCCCATATCGAACTGGAATACGCGACCGCAAAGGGACATCCCTCGGTGACCGAAATCGCCAAAACCATTTTCGAAAGCACGGCCGACGGAAATTCGTACAAGTTCGAAGTCGTTGACCAACGCTACCGAAAACCGCGTAAGTAGCGGAAGCGATAAGGGGATCTGATGTTTGCAAATGCCGCAGGGTCTGTTGGGATAGGGCAAACGGGGACGGGACAAGTGGGGGCGGGGAACGCGCCCGCCGCGTCACGGCGTCGAGCGTCGGCTCATTCCGAGATGCGGACGACGTGGTTTGATTCCGTCTCGTCATTTCTGATTGCCCTGTTGGTGCTGGTGGCAACCACCGTTGCCGTTTTGTTTCTGTTGTGGGTGTTCCGTAGCGAAGCGGAAACGAAGGTCGATCCCGTTCCGCCCGCGCGTTGGGTGACCGGAGGCAGCATGGCCGGTGCGATCTCGGATTTTGCGGTCCCCGTTGACGAAGAGGTCGCCGAGCTTGAAGAGTTGCCTGTCGAGCTATCGCTGGATCAAATCGCGGTGTCGGCGACGGAAGTAGCGGCATCGACAAGTTCGGCCAATGGTCAAAACGGCGAGACGGATCAGATGGGCGAGGGCGGTCGTTCTGCAGGACCGGATTCGGATTCGTCTCTGCTGGTGTCTCCGGCCGAGCGGTGGCAATTGGTGTTTGCCGCAAACGATATTGCGGATTATGCACTCAAGCTGGACCACTTTGCGATCGAACTGGGAGTCGTCGGGGGTGGGCGACCGGGGGTCGATTACGCGTACGAACTGTCTCGAGCCGAGGGGCCTAGGCAACGCCATTTGGCGGCAAGCTCGGCTGAGAAACGGATCTATTTTCGCTACACCGATTCGAGCCCGCTGAAGCATTGGAACCGCCAATTGGTCCGCCAAGCAGGGATCGAGCTGACGTCAGAGCGAGTGGAAATGATGTTCATTCCCGAGGATTTGGAGCGTCAGTTGTTGGCAATCGAGTTGGCCTATGCCAAGAGCCAAGGCCACGAAACGCTGCAGAGCGTGCGACGAACCGTGTTTTCGCTCGATCGATCTGCTGGCGATTTGGTGTGGCAGGTCACATCTCAGCGATACCGCGCGTCCGAGTGAGGCAGTTGCCAGTGGGGGCCACGTGTACCATCACATTGCGTAACTACGCTCGCCAGCGCGTGGATGCCCACATTGCGTAACTACGCTCCCAGCGCGTGGATCCCTCCATTACGTAGCTACGCTCGCCAGAGCGTGGATTTCTACAAAAAGCACTTCGAACGTCGCGGACGCCCTTTTGACCGGGAAGCAACGTGGGTTTGCGGGCCGCTGAGGGCGGGGAAATTGCGTTTTGCGCGGCTATGCGGAATGGTTGTCACTTTTTCATTCCGTTTTGCTCGTTGCAATCGCGCCAAAAATCGGTGGATTCGTTAGGATAAAGCTGGAATTGCCGTTCGGTTTGAGTGAACCTCTATGGGGACGGCTGCTTTAACCCTTTTCTTTTGATCCACCGAAGGACGAGATCCTCGATGCTTTTCGCTGAAATATCAATCTTCGATATCATCTCGCAAGCGACATACGCTGCACTTGCGGGAGCCGCTTTGTGGGGACTTTACTGTGCGACCGTGGTTTGGGCACGCGTGAATCAGAAGCGGTTCAAGAGCGAGGACGAGCAGGACGTCTTCATGGATGACGTCGAACAAATGCTGAATGGTGGCGATTTCGATGGGATTGCCGAGTATTGCGAAGGCGACAATCGTGCGATTCCGCAGATTATCGAAATGGCAATGCATCACCGCGATCTCGGCTACAAACGGGCTCGCCAATTCGTCTTGGACCGGTTCCAGCGTGATGTGATGAGCGATCTTGAATACCGGCTTTCATGGGTCAGCACGGTGATCAAGTCGGCTCCGATGATCGGGTTGTTCGGAACGGTTTTCGGGATGATGGGAGCGTTCAAGACGTTGGCCACCTCTGAATCGGTCGAGCCATCGTTGTTGGCCGGTGACATCAACGTCGCACTGCGAACCACCGCCTGTGGTTTGGCGATCGCGATTCCGTTGATGATTCTCGTGGCGAACGTGAATATTAAGATTGCCAAAATGGAAGACCTTGTCGGTTCCGGGTTGGCTCGGTTTATGACTCAGTACAAAGAAGCTCTTCTCAAATGGCCTGGTGGCGGGCCCGCGGCCCCTGCGTCGGCGGCGGCCGAGCCTGTCGAAACGGTCATGCAGTCGCCGCAGCGTTAGCGTCCGTTTTGGTGATAAATAGAACAAATCGAGTGTTGGATGCGGTCGTCATTGCCCATGACGATTGGGGACGACGAGGTGTCGCAATCGCCTTTGCCGGGTGCGGTCGCTGCGGACGCAAGGTTCCTTTTGCAAATGGTGTTCACATTGAGGGTCGATCATGAGTGCAGATGCAGTACACGAAGATCTTCTTGAAGAAGAGGATGATCTTGCGATGCCACGCAAGAAGCGTGACGACGAAGAGATGGATATCACCCCGATGATCGACATCACCTTCTTGTTGCTGATCTTCTTTGTGGTCGCTTCGAAGATGGACCCCACCAAGATTGGCACGATTCCGTCGGCGGATCACGGTTTGGCGGTATCAGCGGACGATTCGGCAATCATCTTTGTCGATCCAGGTGCCGGCGATGAAGTGATCTTGAAAAAGCGTGATGGCAGTGAGTTCAGCCGAGATGAAGCGACTCAGTCCACCGAGATCATCGAATACATCACCTCGGAACTCGAAAAGTCGATCGGTAAAAACAAGAATCAAGTGATGTTGCTCGGCGACGCGAATGTCAAAGTTGGCAAGGTGACTCGGATTCAGCAAATCATCGGCGATGCGTTTGAAGACATCGAATCGACCTACATCGCGGTCAAAGAGGAATAGTTTGATGTCGTCATCCATCAGCCCAACGTTGCCCGCGAAAAAGGGATTGCATGCGTCGCTGTTTCGTCGCGGCGACGATTTAGACATGACCCCCATGGTCGATGTCACCTTTTTGCTTTTGATTTTCTTTATGGTTACGGCCTCGTTTGGATTGCAGCGTGCCATTGAGATGCAACGGACCCCCAGCGAGCAGCCAAGTCCCGTGGTGATGACGCCCGTCGACGCGATTTCCAGCATCCAGTTACAAATTCATGAACAGGGTGATTTTGCCGTCACCACCACCGATTGGTCGTTGGACGTGGTGGGGAAACAGCAGTTGGTCACCACGCTTCGTCGCGCCGTCGGCGATTCATCCGCTGATTTTCAGCTCGATGTCCAAGTTCACCAGGACGCGAATTTGCAATCGCTTGTCAGCGGATTGGATGCGGCCAGTATCGCGGGGGTGACGAATCTGACAGTCCAACAAGTGGAAGAGTTTTAGAGTCGCCATGGCAATTCCAGTTACATGTTCACAGTGCCATGCAGAGCACAGCGTTCACGACCGCTTTGCCGGAGGGAAAGTGCGTTGTCCCGATTGCGATGCGCAGGTGGATGTACCTGAGTTGGTTCAAACGCAAGAACCCGCGGACATTCCGGATGTGGTCGCCGAGGTGCAGTGGGACGATGAGGGTTTGGGCGATAGTGATCTCGGCAGTGATAATCCGCATGATGCTGAACCTTCCTCATTAAGTAAAACATCATCGTCAAGTCCAGCGGCGGCAGCAGTGCCCGTGGTTTCTGTGGGGGCGGCCGTGGCGACAGCGCCGCGTGTTGCCACGCAACCCGCCGTCGCTGAGGAGGAAGACGACGACGTGCCCAAGCGTCAACCTCGCCAGGATGACGAACTGGACATGACGCCGATGGTCGACGTGACCTTTTTGTTGTTGATCTTTTTTATGGTCACGGCATCGTTCAGTCTGCAGAAATCGATCGAGATGCCTCGCCAGCAAACCGACGCACCCAGCAGTAACCCGGATCCTGAAGAGACCGAAGAACTCGATTCGGTGGAAGTCCAGATCGATGATCGCGGTTCGTTCTTGGTAATGGCTGCCGACTGGGAACGGGAAACGCCGGGCAAGCAGAACTTGATTACGGCGCTGAAGGAAGCGGTGCCGGGCGGCAGCGATGCGATGAAATTGGTCATCAAAGTTCACGAGATGGCAAAACTGCAAGCACTCGTCGACGCCATGGATGCGGGGACGATTGCTGGATATACCGAACTACAAGTCACCCAAGTCGAAGAGTTTGACTAGGTCCGACAGGCGATTTCGCCGGGGGTGAACTGCGGGTTGAGGGGCATCGTAGGAAACACGGCGGTGCGAAGGCTGTTTCGCTTCGCATCCCCCGCCCATTGATTGAGTCTTATCACAGAATAGAAATAGTCGTTAAACATGCTTGCAAATGAATTGATCGATCGGCTCGAACGTGGTGGATTGCTCGACCAGGAAATCATCGAGGCGCTCCGCGAACAATTAGAGCAGGGAACGCGGGTCACTCCTGAGGCGGTGGCCAAGCTGTTGGTCGATAATGGGCAACTGACTCGCTTTCAAGCCACAAAGTTGATTGGGGAACTTCGCTCGGCTGAATATGCGCAGCCCGGAGACGAAGTCGCCGATGTGGCAATCATGGATGATCTCGCCATCTTGCCCGAAGAAGAGGGCGAAGAGGTATTCGAGGTCGCTGCAGAGGACGATGGATCGGGCGGGGTGGTTGCCGAAGCCGTGCCGGTGGAAGCCGTCGCTGTGGAAGCGGTTCCCGTCGCCGAGAACGGACAGAGCAACGGGGCGGCGGCTTCGCGTCCCCGACGCACGCGTCCGAAACCTCCGCCGCAGAAGTCGGTTTGGGACTCGTTCAAAATCTACGGATTTGCCGGCATCATCGTGCTGTTGCTGCTGTCCGGCTACGGCTTGTTCTACATGCTGACTCGGCAAAGCGCCGACGAGTTTATCGCCAATGCCAATAAACTCTATGATCAGCAACAATTTACGCCGGCGCAGGAATCGTACATCAGCTTTCTCGATTCCTTTGGCGAGAATCATCAGTACTCGTCTATCGCTCGCGTACGGATCGTGATGTCCAAGTTTTATCGGGCAAAGGAGATGACCGATCCGACCGAAGCGTTGGAACTGCTGAAGAAAGAACTGCCCTCGATCGAAAACGAACAGGGACTCAACGAGGAACGCACCAATTTGGCGGCATTGTTGGTGGACGTCGCTTACGAAATCGGTCGCGTCGCCAACAAAGAAAAAGAGACCGCCGAAAAAGAAAAATTGCTTGGCAAGTTGGACGAGCAGTTGGCGCTGACGGAAAATCCAAACTACATGAGTTCCGCCATGAAGACGACGCTGGGCGGAAAGTTGCAAGAAATTGCAGAGATGCGTCAACGCGTTCGTCGCGACATCAATCGCAATGTGCGGTTGGACGAATCGGTCGTGGCTATGGATGCGTTTCTAAAGGACAAGAAGACCAAAGAAGCTTATGACGTTCGTATGCAATTGCTGCGAGAGTTTCCAGAGCTGTATGAAAACGAGCGTTTGACCGCGTTGATCACCACCGCCAGCGACATCCAAAAAACATTGGTCAAACCTGCCAGCGAAGTGCCTAAGGTAGCGGATGCGAAAGAGGACAACGCCAATGATCGTTCGATCGTGTTGACGGCGATGGAAGGACGCAAGGCGGTCGATCTGATTGGCGAGATTTTGTATCTGCGTGCGGGCGGATCGATGTTGGCCTTTGCCGGAGACACCGGCGGATTGTTGTGGCGAAAATTCGTTGGCTATGGTCAGGACCATTTGCCCGTGCGGTTGGATGATGGTTCCGGAGTCCTGTTGAGCGAATCAGCCAAATTAGAAGTACAACGATGCGACGGAAAAGATGGCATTATCCGTTGGCGTAGTGTGATCGACGAGTTCTTTAGCGAGCCAGTCACCGTAGCCGACGAGGTTTATGTGTCGACGGAATCAGGTCGACTTGCGTCGCTGGATGTCGACTCGGGCGAGGCGAATTGGGTTGCACAAATCCCTCAGCCTTTGGAAGTTGGCCCGGGGATCGACAAACGAGCCAAGGTGGCGTACGTGCCTGGAAACCATAGCAACCTGTACGTGCTCAATTCACGTGATGGTTCCTGTTACGAGACGTTTTACGTCGGCCACGCCGAAGGCACCGTCGCCGTGCCGCCGATTGCGTTGTTGGGACACCTGTTCGTGCTCGAGAATGCCGGAACCGATTACACCCGCGTGCACATTTTAAAGGTGAATGACCAAGGCCGAGAATTAAAGGTCGCCCAACCGTCAATCCGTTTGGATGGAAACGTCAAAGTCAAACCCATCATTCAAGATCGAAAACTCATTGTCTTGACCGACCTTGGCCAAGTTTCGGTGCTCGAAGTTGAACCGACGGCCAAACGCGAACAAGTCAGCGAAGTGGCGCGACAAGTCGCTTCGTATGATGTGCCGACCTCGACGCAGATGGCCGTGGGACGCTCGCAAATGTGGATCACTGGGACCCGAATCGGTCGCTACGAGTTGCAAAT comes from Novipirellula caenicola and encodes:
- a CDS encoding MotA/TolQ/ExbB proton channel family protein, translating into MLFAEISIFDIISQATYAALAGAALWGLYCATVVWARVNQKRFKSEDEQDVFMDDVEQMLNGGDFDGIAEYCEGDNRAIPQIIEMAMHHRDLGYKRARQFVLDRFQRDVMSDLEYRLSWVSTVIKSAPMIGLFGTVFGMMGAFKTLATSESVEPSLLAGDINVALRTTACGLAIAIPLMILVANVNIKIAKMEDLVGSGLARFMTQYKEALLKWPGGGPAAPASAAAEPVETVMQSPQR
- a CDS encoding biopolymer transporter ExbD, which translates into the protein MSADAVHEDLLEEEDDLAMPRKKRDDEEMDITPMIDITFLLLIFFVVASKMDPTKIGTIPSADHGLAVSADDSAIIFVDPGAGDEVILKKRDGSEFSRDEATQSTEIIEYITSELEKSIGKNKNQVMLLGDANVKVGKVTRIQQIIGDAFEDIESTYIAVKEE
- a CDS encoding biopolymer transporter ExbD, with product MSSSISPTLPAKKGLHASLFRRGDDLDMTPMVDVTFLLLIFFMVTASFGLQRAIEMQRTPSEQPSPVVMTPVDAISSIQLQIHEQGDFAVTTTDWSLDVVGKQQLVTTLRRAVGDSSADFQLDVQVHQDANLQSLVSGLDAASIAGVTNLTVQQVEEF
- a CDS encoding biopolymer transporter ExbD, with the protein product MAIPVTCSQCHAEHSVHDRFAGGKVRCPDCDAQVDVPELVQTQEPADIPDVVAEVQWDDEGLGDSDLGSDNPHDAEPSSLSKTSSSSPAAAAVPVVSVGAAVATAPRVATQPAVAEEEDDDVPKRQPRQDDELDMTPMVDVTFLLLIFFMVTASFSLQKSIEMPRQQTDAPSSNPDPEETEELDSVEVQIDDRGSFLVMAADWERETPGKQNLITALKEAVPGGSDAMKLVIKVHEMAKLQALVDAMDAGTIAGYTELQVTQVEEFD
- a CDS encoding PQQ-binding-like beta-propeller repeat protein — translated: MLANELIDRLERGGLLDQEIIEALREQLEQGTRVTPEAVAKLLVDNGQLTRFQATKLIGELRSAEYAQPGDEVADVAIMDDLAILPEEEGEEVFEVAAEDDGSGGVVAEAVPVEAVAVEAVPVAENGQSNGAAASRPRRTRPKPPPQKSVWDSFKIYGFAGIIVLLLLSGYGLFYMLTRQSADEFIANANKLYDQQQFTPAQESYISFLDSFGENHQYSSIARVRIVMSKFYRAKEMTDPTEALELLKKELPSIENEQGLNEERTNLAALLVDVAYEIGRVANKEKETAEKEKLLGKLDEQLALTENPNYMSSAMKTTLGGKLQEIAEMRQRVRRDINRNVRLDESVVAMDAFLKDKKTKEAYDVRMQLLREFPELYENERLTALITTASDIQKTLVKPASEVPKVADAKEDNANDRSIVLTAMEGRKAVDLIGEILYLRAGGSMLAFAGDTGGLLWRKFVGYGQDHLPVRLDDGSGVLLSESAKLEVQRCDGKDGIIRWRSVIDEFFSEPVTVADEVYVSTESGRLASLDVDSGEANWVAQIPQPLEVGPGIDKRAKVAYVPGNHSNLYVLNSRDGSCYETFYVGHAEGTVAVPPIALLGHLFVLENAGTDYTRVHILKVNDQGRELKVAQPSIRLDGNVKVKPIIQDRKLIVLTDLGQVSVLEVEPTAKREQVSEVARQVASYDVPTSTQMAVGRSQMWITGTRIGRYELQINTGRVVQDWFKHEADRFIGQPFTSENTLVHARILRGTSAIRVTAADAKTGDEIWRTDVGVPIAMIVPIAGGGGFHAVTTQGALFELDRDALASGSTANPVENPGGSGIAMRFENPIKIDETRRVMLNQATSEDVIVYDPNRRQEKLRKLQLALSGKASGGALFAGGGLFVPTASGRAVLMNWQTGQMLGSPFQPASAPEGSVTWTNPVAMPNDPDQVVIADSRKQLYRLRAGEQIRELAKKPLEAPFLGSTAAVGSNLVATVAGPAADFVVGHDLTSLDETFKVLLDGRVNWGPVTAAESSEYCLLRTDDSVLRAFDAEGKQKFELPVPEGEIVGASVLSGNVLLVAGKDGWMVTVDSVSGELLGQSDLGQPIFASPLSVGKNLLVPGAEGVVYITDVPSKS